The proteins below come from a single Bactrocera dorsalis isolate Fly_Bdor chromosome 5, ASM2337382v1, whole genome shotgun sequence genomic window:
- the LOC105232686 gene encoding tyrosine-protein kinase Abl isoform X4, translating to MHRVQQQQLRDAAKYQIHLEALRQSRPLPHIPAGTTMLPDADLQCQDGVSLHTQSHSQGHNSATSGFESAHRWTSKENLLAPGPEEDDPQLFVALYDFQAGGENQLSLKKGEQVRILSYNKSGEWCEAHSDSGNVGWVPSNYVTPLNSLEKHSWYHGPISRNAAEYLLSSGINGSFLVRESESSPGQRSISLRYEGRVYHYRISEDPDGKVFVTAEAKFNTLAELVHHHSVQHEGHGLITPLLYPAPKQNKPTVFPLSPEPDEWEICRTDIVMKHKLGGGQYGEVYEAVWKRYGNTVAVKTLKEDTMALKDFLEEAAIMKEMKHPNLVQLIGVCTREPPFYIITEFMSHGNLLDFLRSPARETLDAVALLYMATQIASGMSYLESRNYIHRDLAARNCLVGDNKLVKVADFGLARLMRDDTYTAHAGAKFPIKWTAPEGLAYNKFSTKSDVWAFGVLLWEIATYGASPYPNIDLTDVFHKLEKGYRMERPPGCPPEVYDLMRQCWHWNAADRPTFKSIHHALEHMFQESSITEAVAKQLNATTMTQSLTPQMGKKGIPASGGGGGGGGSSSGGGLTPSGGLLEQPVGTPMSETGSTSTKLSTFSSQGKGNVQMRRTTNKQGKQAPAPPKRTSLLSTSRDSTYREDDSRNLIDEHNTNGSSIFFNLQQQLQKQLQKQTPIQPQPYNVVSTTTTTPNNNTNNKRCKTNSYTLCTTPPPPQYSIKKSSSCSSFLIDILFRGISHLSLTRDINSLTQRYDSENDNTTGDPDTDATGDSLECQNIPTSQSKVQHSLHSGGIGPRSAQQHSSFKRPTPVMGNRGLETRQSKRSQHQQQHHAPRDNSAGGCTSHHVTVGALEVNNVKCVVNRYGTLPKVQRIGAYLNSLEDPHTLPQHSIATHLSTVAPVATTNGHGGHTAAIRQQLPPAHVMPLPPPMKSVANVTPTGNCGNIPTPPQQMIRSNSSSGVTMQNSASASLNKLQRHRTAADGTMMTFSSFRGTSSSNSPKRSQQPALANLEFPPPPLDLPPPPEEFETPPPPPPPAPAAEVLEELQSASITSTQYPLPNSSSNDVSNTAPSVEEASTRFGVSLRKREPSTDSCSSLGSPPEVSNANTNAGGNVQEFNMKEKLMAEIKDRSKENSANNANLQNGSTIPAGSGVDPVSLLFTELAEMNLTKQKTTPPQPPKAQSGGSNGDSGGSQTQSQENGNTNSFKAQLKKVEPKKLPTPTQKTENQTTIIDFKAHLRKVEKDPKDKKDAATDEAHKNVLQKAQTVISTGTLGRKGDKKFTTPMTMAPTMGTLTTQQKTENAKHDMTNSNNGNTINPANTNTNSTTNTNGNTQHNANANSNLNCNNTPNTTEPVDAPVITNDGDAGKRRSTDGNHQYGEQGTSNTNNSTANTSTGNNTTTNNEIAAMSQSLFVEHSSAANTGGNLMQPNNKLTTSTITTNAAATAANNTTNNKPAVPLKPTKLTIYATPISQKIAASALDSTTNTPLGSALQSSTQITRESILELVGLLETSLHQHPVNSISASQWLQLSDKLNILQNNCVVFADNETMPPHSKFHFRELVTRVETQSQSLRTAGSKNVQDNERLVSEVGQSLKQLTNALHR from the exons AAGCACTGCGGCAATCTCGACCGCTGCCACACATTCCGGCCGGCACGACAATGTTGCCTGACGCCGATTTGCAATGCCAAGATGGCGTCTCGCTACACACACAAAGTCACAGCCAAGGTCACAATTCCGCCACATCCGGCTTCGAGTCGGCGCACCGCTGGACATCCAAAGAGAATCTGCTCGCACCCGGTCCCGAAGAGGACGATCCACAGCTGTTCGTAGCTTTGTATGATTTTCAAGCCGGTGGGGAGAATCAATTGAGTCTGAAGAAAGGTGAACAGGTGCGTATATTGTCTTACAACAAATCGGGCGAATGGTGTGAAGCACACTCGGACTCCGGCAATGTCGGTTGGGTGCCATCGAACTACGTGACGCCGCTCAACTCGCTGGAGAAGCACTCTTGGTATCATGGTCCCATATCGCGCAATGCCGCCGAATACTTACTGAGCTCGGGCATCAATGGCAGCTTTTTAGTGCGCGAAAGTGAAAGTTCGCCGGGGCAGCGCAGCATCAGTTTAAG ATACGAAGGTCGTGTGTACCATTACCGCATTTCCGAGGACCCGGATGGTAAAGTTTTTGTAACAGCGGAAGCCAAATTTAATACACTCGCCGAACTTGTGCATCATCATAGTGTACAACACGAAGGGCACGGGTTGATTACGCCATTACTATACCCAGCGCCCAAACAAAATAAACCGACCGTTTTCCCACTCAGTCCCGAACCGGACGAGTGGGAAATCTGCCGTACGGACATTGTGATGAAGCATAAGTTGGGCGGCGGCCAGTACGGTGAGGTGTACGAGGCCGTTTGGAAGCGTTACGGCAACACAGTGGCCGTGAAGACGCTAAAGGAGGACACAATGGCACTCAAGGACTTTCTCGAAGAGGCGGCTATAATGAAAGAAATGAAGCATCCAAACCTTGTGCAACTAAttg GTGTTTGCACGCGTGAACCGCCCTTCTACATCATTACCGAATTCATGTCGCATGGCAACCTTTTGGATTTCCTGCGTTCGCCTGCCCGCGAAACACTTGACGCTGTGGCACTGCTTTATATGGCCACACAGATTGCCTCCGGTATGAGTTATTTGGAGTCGCGCAATTACATTCATCGCGATTTGGCCGCACGCAACTGTCTAGTGGGCGATAACAAACTCGTGAAAGTGGCCGATTTCGGCTTGGCGCGGCTTATGCGCGATGACACGTACACAGCGCATGCTGGCGCCAAATTTCCCATCAAGTGGACCGCCCCAGAGGGTTTGGCGTACAATAAGTTCAGCACGAAGTCGGATGTTTGGGCATTCGGCGTTTTGTTGTGGGAGATCGCCACATATGGCGCTTCACCGTATCCCAATATTGATCTCACCGATGTATTTCATAAGCTTGAGAAGGGCTATCGCATGGAGAGGCCGCCGGGTTGCCCACCGGAAGTGTACGATTTGATGCGTCAGTGTTGGCATTGGAATGCGGCGGATCGGCCGACATTCAAGAGTATACATCATGCATTGGAGCATATGTTTCAG GAATCATCGATTACCGAGGCGGTCGCAAAACAATTGAATGCCACAACGATGACGCAGAGTCTAACGCCGCAAATGGGCAAAAAGGGCATACCAGCgagtggcggcggcggcggtggtggtggcagCAGCAGTGGCGGCGGTTTAACACCGAGCGGCGGCCTACTGGAACAACCCGTCGGAACGCCAATGTCGG AAACCGGCTCAACTTCCACCAAATTAAGTACATTCTCCAGCCAAGGTAAAGGCAATGTGCAAATGCGCCGCACCACCAACAAACAGGGCAAGCAGGCTCCCGCGCCACCGAAACGTACGAG tttACTTTCGACCAGCCGTGATTCTACTTATCGTGAGGACGACTCACGTAATCTCATAGATGAACACAACACAAATGGTAGTAGCATCTTTTTCAACctacagcaacaactacaaaaacagcTGCAAAAGCAAACTCCAATACAACCACAACCATATAATGTTGTATCAACCACAACCACAACCCCAAACAATAACACTAATAATAAACGTTGCAAAACGAATTCTTATACTTTGTGTACTACACCACCTCCTCCCCAATATTCTATAAAGAAATCATCCTCTTGCAGTAGTTTCCTAATCGATATACTTTTTCGAGGTATTTCACACCTGA GTCTCACACGCGATATTAATAGTCTGACACAACGTTATGATTCCGAAAATGACAATACAACAGGTGATCCCGACACTGATGCAACCGGTGATAGCTTGGAATGTCAAAATATACCCACCAGCCAAAGTAAGGTGCAGCACTCGCTCCACAGCGGCGGCATCGGTCCACGCTCGGCTCAACAGCATAGCTCATTCAAGCGACCAACGCCCGTCATGGGCAATCGCGGTCTCGAAACACGTCAAAGCAAACGAtctcaacatcaacaacaacatcatgcGCCACGGGACAATAGCGCAGGCGGTTGTACGTCACATCACGTGACCGTCGGTGCATTGGAGGTGAATAATGTGAAGTGCGTAGTCAATCGCTATGGCACTTTGCCGAAAGTGCAACGTATCGGCGCATATCTGAATAGTCTGGAGGATCCGCATACGCTACCACAGCACAGCATCGCCACTCACCTGTCAACAGTGGCGCCGGTTGCCACTACAAATGGTCATGGCGGGCATACAGCAGCCATACGTCAACAACTACCACCGGCTCACGTGATGCCGTTGCCGCCACCAATGAAGTCCGTCGCGAATGTCACACCCACTGGGAATTGTGGCAATATACCGACGCCACCACAGCAAATGATACGTAGCAATTCGTCGAGTGGTGTCACCATGCAGAACAGCGCTTCAGCGAGTTTGAATAAACTACAGCGTCATCGTACAGCTGCTGATGGCACCATGATGACGTTTTCCTCATTTCGTGGTACATCCTCCAGCAATTCACCCAAACGCAGTCAACAGCCGGCGTTAGCTAATTTGGAATTTCCACCACCGCCATTGGATTTGCCACCACCACCAGAAGAGTTCGAGACaccaccgccgccaccaccacccgCACCAGCAGCCGAGGTGTTGGAAGAACTACAATCGGCAAGTATAACCTCAACACAATACCCTTTACCGAATAGCAGTAGTAATGATGTCTCGAACACTGCACCCAGTGTTGAGGAAGCAAGCACACGATTCGGTGTGTCCTTGCGTAAACGTGAGCCATCGACAGACTCATGCAGTTCGCTGGGGTCGCCACCGGAGGTTTCAAATGCCAATACAAATGCCGGTGGTAATGTTCAGGAGTTCAATATGAAGGAGAAATTGATGGCGGAAATCAAGGACCGTTCCAAAGAGAATTCCGCCAACAATGCAAATTTACAAAACGGCAGCACCATACCAGCAGGCAGTGGCGTGGACCCCGTGTCTCTGCTGTTCACAGAGTTGGCCGAAATGAATTTGACAAAGCAAAAGACCACACCACCGCAACCACCAAAAGCTCAAAGTGGTGGCAGTAACGGTGATTCAGGCGGTTCGCAAACACAATCTCAAGAGAATGGCAATACAAACTCTTTTAAGGCACAACTAAAGAAAGTTGaaccaaaaaaattaccaacaccCACACAAAAGACCGAAAATCAAACGACGATCATTGACTTTAAGGCGCATTTGCGAAAAGTTGAAAAAGACCCGAAAGATAAAAAAGACGCAGCCACAGATGAGGCGCATAAAAATGTACTACAAAAGGCACAAACTGTGATCTCTACGGGCACGCTGGGCCGCAAGGGGGACAAGAAATTCACCACACCGATGACAATGGCGCCAACGATGGGCACGTTAACAACACAACAAAAGACTGAAAATGCAAAACATGACATGACCAATAGCAATAATGGCAATACCATTAACCCTGCCAATACCAACACTAACTCAACTACAAATACCAATGGTAATACTCAACATAACGCAAATGCAAATTCCAATTTAAATTGCAACAACACGCCAAACACCACAGAGCCGGTAGATGCGCCAGTGATCACAAACGATGGCGATGCTGGCAAACGTCGTAGCACAG ATGGTAATCATCAGTATGGTGAACAAGGTACTTCAAACACCAATAATTCCACCGCTAACACATCAACCGGAAATAACACAACGACTAACAACGAAATCGCTGCAATGAGCCAATCACTTTTTGTAGAGCACAGCAGTGCTGCAAACACCGGCGGCAACCTAATGCAGCCAAACAATAAACTCACCACATCGACTATCACTACAAATGCGGCTGCCACTGCTGCGAATaacacaacaaacaacaaacccGCCGTACCACTGAAGCCCACCAAATTGACCATCTACGCCACACCCATCTCACAGAAGATCGCCGCCAGCGCATTGGATAGCACCACAAACACACCACTCGGCAGCGCACTACAAAGTTCAACACAAATCACACGCGAAAGCATACTAGAGCTCGTCGGGCTGCTCGAGACATCACTGCATCAGCACCCCGTCAACTCGATCTCTGCCTCACAGTGGCTACAACTAAGCGACAAGCTCAACATACTGCAAAATAATTGTGTAGTCTTCGCCGACAACGAAACAATGCCGCCACATTCGAAATTCCATTTTCGCGAATTGGTGACACGAGTCGAAACGCAATCGCAGAGTCTGCGCACTGCCGGCAGTAAAAATGTACAAGACAACGAGCGTCTGGTCAGCGAGGTGGGTCAATCGTTGAAGCAGCTAACAAACGCCTTACATaggtaa
- the LOC105232686 gene encoding tyrosine-protein kinase Abl isoform X2 has protein sequence MHRVQQQQLRDAAKYQIHLEALRQSRPLPHIPAGTTMLPDADLQCQDGVSLHTQSHSQGHNSATSGFESAHRWTSKENLLAPGPEEDDPQLFVALYDFQAGGENQLSLKKGEQVRILSYNKSGEWCEAHSDSGNVGWVPSNYVTPLNSLEKHSWYHGPISRNAAEYLLSSGINGSFLVRESESSPGQRSISLRYEGRVYHYRISEDPDGKVFVTAEAKFNTLAELVHHHSVQHEGHGLITPLLYPAPKQNKPTVFPLSPEPDEWEICRTDIVMKHKLGGGQYGEVYEAVWKRYGNTVAVKTLKEDTMALKDFLEEAAIMKEMKHPNLVQLIGVCTREPPFYIITEFMSHGNLLDFLRSPARETLDAVALLYMATQIASGMSYLESRNYIHRDLAARNCLVGDNKLVKVADFGLARLMRDDTYTAHAGAKFPIKWTAPEGLAYNKFSTKSDVWAFGVLLWEIATYGASPYPNIDLTDVFHKLEKGYRMERPPGCPPEVYDLMRQCWHWNAADRPTFKSIHHALEHMFQESSITEAVAKQLNATTMTQSLTPQMGKKGIPASGGGGGGGGSSSGGGLTPSGGLLEQPVGTPMSETGSTSTKLSTFSSQGKGNVQMRRTTNKQGKQAPAPPKRTSLLSTSRDSTYREDDSRNLIDEHNTNGSSIFFNLQQQLQKQLQKQTPIQPQPYNVVSTTTTTPNNNTNNKRCKTNSYTLCTTPPPPQYSIKKSSSCSSFLIDILFRGLTRDINSLTQRYDSENDNTTGDPDTDATGDSLECQNIPTSQSKVQHSLHSGGIGPRSAQQHSSFKRPTPVMGNRGLETRQSKRSQHQQQHHAPRDNSAGGCTSHHVTVGALEVNNVKCVVNRYGTLPKVQRIGAYLNSLEDPHTLPQHSIATHLSTVAPVATTNGHGGHTAAIRQQLPPAHVMPLPPPMKSVANVTPTGNCGNIPTPPQQMIRSNSSSGVTMQNSASASLNKLQRHRTAADGTMMTFSSFRGTSSSNSPKRSQQPALANLEFPPPPLDLPPPPEEFETPPPPPPPAPAAEVLEELQSASITSTQYPLPNSSSNDVSNTAPSVEEASTRFGVSLRKREPSTDSCSSLGSPPEVSNANTNAGGNVQEFNMKEKLMAEIKDRSKENSANNANLQNGSTIPAGSGVDPVSLLFTELAEMNLTKQKTTPPQPPKAQSGGSNGDSGGSQTQSQENGNTNSFKAQLKKVEPKKLPTPTQKTENQTTIIDFKAHLRKVEKDPKDKKDAATDEAHKNVLQKAQTVISTGTLGRKGDKKFTTPMTMAPTMGTLTTQQKTENAKHDMTNSNNGNTINPANTNTNSTTNTNGNTQHNANANSNLNCNNTPNTTEPVDAPVITNDGDAGKRRSTGSIHSLKKLWEQPGSGADYASTQSQANCSTNSSSTGTNSNTTNSTSTSSTNQLSPKFSLKPISNAATTPTTNSNRFPPLSTQISPRTNAMNATNSMANKPPPAAPPPPPPTTNNSTNNQTQNHNQNSIFNNSHCTKPQLTTSLSTQLFTDGNHQYGEQGTSNTNNSTANTSTGNNTTTNNEIAAMSQSLFVEHSSAANTGGNLMQPNNKLTTSTITTNAAATAANNTTNNKPAVPLKPTKLTIYATPISQKIAASALDSTTNTPLGSALQSSTQITRESILELVGLLETSLHQHPVNSISASQWLQLSDKLNILQNNCVVFADNETMPPHSKFHFRELVTRVETQSQSLRTAGSKNVQDNERLVSEVGQSLKQLTNALHR, from the exons AAGCACTGCGGCAATCTCGACCGCTGCCACACATTCCGGCCGGCACGACAATGTTGCCTGACGCCGATTTGCAATGCCAAGATGGCGTCTCGCTACACACACAAAGTCACAGCCAAGGTCACAATTCCGCCACATCCGGCTTCGAGTCGGCGCACCGCTGGACATCCAAAGAGAATCTGCTCGCACCCGGTCCCGAAGAGGACGATCCACAGCTGTTCGTAGCTTTGTATGATTTTCAAGCCGGTGGGGAGAATCAATTGAGTCTGAAGAAAGGTGAACAGGTGCGTATATTGTCTTACAACAAATCGGGCGAATGGTGTGAAGCACACTCGGACTCCGGCAATGTCGGTTGGGTGCCATCGAACTACGTGACGCCGCTCAACTCGCTGGAGAAGCACTCTTGGTATCATGGTCCCATATCGCGCAATGCCGCCGAATACTTACTGAGCTCGGGCATCAATGGCAGCTTTTTAGTGCGCGAAAGTGAAAGTTCGCCGGGGCAGCGCAGCATCAGTTTAAG ATACGAAGGTCGTGTGTACCATTACCGCATTTCCGAGGACCCGGATGGTAAAGTTTTTGTAACAGCGGAAGCCAAATTTAATACACTCGCCGAACTTGTGCATCATCATAGTGTACAACACGAAGGGCACGGGTTGATTACGCCATTACTATACCCAGCGCCCAAACAAAATAAACCGACCGTTTTCCCACTCAGTCCCGAACCGGACGAGTGGGAAATCTGCCGTACGGACATTGTGATGAAGCATAAGTTGGGCGGCGGCCAGTACGGTGAGGTGTACGAGGCCGTTTGGAAGCGTTACGGCAACACAGTGGCCGTGAAGACGCTAAAGGAGGACACAATGGCACTCAAGGACTTTCTCGAAGAGGCGGCTATAATGAAAGAAATGAAGCATCCAAACCTTGTGCAACTAAttg GTGTTTGCACGCGTGAACCGCCCTTCTACATCATTACCGAATTCATGTCGCATGGCAACCTTTTGGATTTCCTGCGTTCGCCTGCCCGCGAAACACTTGACGCTGTGGCACTGCTTTATATGGCCACACAGATTGCCTCCGGTATGAGTTATTTGGAGTCGCGCAATTACATTCATCGCGATTTGGCCGCACGCAACTGTCTAGTGGGCGATAACAAACTCGTGAAAGTGGCCGATTTCGGCTTGGCGCGGCTTATGCGCGATGACACGTACACAGCGCATGCTGGCGCCAAATTTCCCATCAAGTGGACCGCCCCAGAGGGTTTGGCGTACAATAAGTTCAGCACGAAGTCGGATGTTTGGGCATTCGGCGTTTTGTTGTGGGAGATCGCCACATATGGCGCTTCACCGTATCCCAATATTGATCTCACCGATGTATTTCATAAGCTTGAGAAGGGCTATCGCATGGAGAGGCCGCCGGGTTGCCCACCGGAAGTGTACGATTTGATGCGTCAGTGTTGGCATTGGAATGCGGCGGATCGGCCGACATTCAAGAGTATACATCATGCATTGGAGCATATGTTTCAG GAATCATCGATTACCGAGGCGGTCGCAAAACAATTGAATGCCACAACGATGACGCAGAGTCTAACGCCGCAAATGGGCAAAAAGGGCATACCAGCgagtggcggcggcggcggtggtggtggcagCAGCAGTGGCGGCGGTTTAACACCGAGCGGCGGCCTACTGGAACAACCCGTCGGAACGCCAATGTCGG AAACCGGCTCAACTTCCACCAAATTAAGTACATTCTCCAGCCAAGGTAAAGGCAATGTGCAAATGCGCCGCACCACCAACAAACAGGGCAAGCAGGCTCCCGCGCCACCGAAACGTACGAG tttACTTTCGACCAGCCGTGATTCTACTTATCGTGAGGACGACTCACGTAATCTCATAGATGAACACAACACAAATGGTAGTAGCATCTTTTTCAACctacagcaacaactacaaaaacagcTGCAAAAGCAAACTCCAATACAACCACAACCATATAATGTTGTATCAACCACAACCACAACCCCAAACAATAACACTAATAATAAACGTTGCAAAACGAATTCTTATACTTTGTGTACTACACCACCTCCTCCCCAATATTCTATAAAGAAATCATCCTCTTGCAGTAGTTTCCTAATCGATATACTTTTTCGAG GTCTCACACGCGATATTAATAGTCTGACACAACGTTATGATTCCGAAAATGACAATACAACAGGTGATCCCGACACTGATGCAACCGGTGATAGCTTGGAATGTCAAAATATACCCACCAGCCAAAGTAAGGTGCAGCACTCGCTCCACAGCGGCGGCATCGGTCCACGCTCGGCTCAACAGCATAGCTCATTCAAGCGACCAACGCCCGTCATGGGCAATCGCGGTCTCGAAACACGTCAAAGCAAACGAtctcaacatcaacaacaacatcatgcGCCACGGGACAATAGCGCAGGCGGTTGTACGTCACATCACGTGACCGTCGGTGCATTGGAGGTGAATAATGTGAAGTGCGTAGTCAATCGCTATGGCACTTTGCCGAAAGTGCAACGTATCGGCGCATATCTGAATAGTCTGGAGGATCCGCATACGCTACCACAGCACAGCATCGCCACTCACCTGTCAACAGTGGCGCCGGTTGCCACTACAAATGGTCATGGCGGGCATACAGCAGCCATACGTCAACAACTACCACCGGCTCACGTGATGCCGTTGCCGCCACCAATGAAGTCCGTCGCGAATGTCACACCCACTGGGAATTGTGGCAATATACCGACGCCACCACAGCAAATGATACGTAGCAATTCGTCGAGTGGTGTCACCATGCAGAACAGCGCTTCAGCGAGTTTGAATAAACTACAGCGTCATCGTACAGCTGCTGATGGCACCATGATGACGTTTTCCTCATTTCGTGGTACATCCTCCAGCAATTCACCCAAACGCAGTCAACAGCCGGCGTTAGCTAATTTGGAATTTCCACCACCGCCATTGGATTTGCCACCACCACCAGAAGAGTTCGAGACaccaccgccgccaccaccacccgCACCAGCAGCCGAGGTGTTGGAAGAACTACAATCGGCAAGTATAACCTCAACACAATACCCTTTACCGAATAGCAGTAGTAATGATGTCTCGAACACTGCACCCAGTGTTGAGGAAGCAAGCACACGATTCGGTGTGTCCTTGCGTAAACGTGAGCCATCGACAGACTCATGCAGTTCGCTGGGGTCGCCACCGGAGGTTTCAAATGCCAATACAAATGCCGGTGGTAATGTTCAGGAGTTCAATATGAAGGAGAAATTGATGGCGGAAATCAAGGACCGTTCCAAAGAGAATTCCGCCAACAATGCAAATTTACAAAACGGCAGCACCATACCAGCAGGCAGTGGCGTGGACCCCGTGTCTCTGCTGTTCACAGAGTTGGCCGAAATGAATTTGACAAAGCAAAAGACCACACCACCGCAACCACCAAAAGCTCAAAGTGGTGGCAGTAACGGTGATTCAGGCGGTTCGCAAACACAATCTCAAGAGAATGGCAATACAAACTCTTTTAAGGCACAACTAAAGAAAGTTGaaccaaaaaaattaccaacaccCACACAAAAGACCGAAAATCAAACGACGATCATTGACTTTAAGGCGCATTTGCGAAAAGTTGAAAAAGACCCGAAAGATAAAAAAGACGCAGCCACAGATGAGGCGCATAAAAATGTACTACAAAAGGCACAAACTGTGATCTCTACGGGCACGCTGGGCCGCAAGGGGGACAAGAAATTCACCACACCGATGACAATGGCGCCAACGATGGGCACGTTAACAACACAACAAAAGACTGAAAATGCAAAACATGACATGACCAATAGCAATAATGGCAATACCATTAACCCTGCCAATACCAACACTAACTCAACTACAAATACCAATGGTAATACTCAACATAACGCAAATGCAAATTCCAATTTAAATTGCAACAACACGCCAAACACCACAGAGCCGGTAGATGCGCCAGTGATCACAAACGATGGCGATGCTGGCAAACGTCGTAGCACAGGTAGTATACATAGTTTGAAGAAATTATGGGAGCAACCGGGCAGTGGTGCCGATTATGCAAGCACCCAATCACAGGCGAACTGCTCAACAAATAGTAGCAGCACCGGCACGAATTCCAACACAACCAACAGCACTAGCACCTCGAGCACCAATCAACTTTCGCCAAAATTCAGTTTGAAGCCAATCTCGAATGCTGCAACCACGCCCACAACCAATTCAAATCGTTTTCCACCACTTAGCACCCAAATCTCACCACGTACCAATGCCATGAATGCCACCAATTCCATGGCCAATAAGCCGCCACCAGctgcaccaccaccaccgccccCTACTACCAACAACAGCACAAATAATCAAACTCAGAATCACAATCAAAATTCCATTTTCAACAATTCCCATTGCACGAAACCCCAACTAACAACCTCTCTCTCAACTCAACTATTCACAGATGGTAATCATCAGTATGGTGAACAAGGTACTTCAAACACCAATAATTCCACCGCTAACACATCAACCGGAAATAACACAACGACTAACAACGAAATCGCTGCAATGAGCCAATCACTTTTTGTAGAGCACAGCAGTGCTGCAAACACCGGCGGCAACCTAATGCAGCCAAACAATAAACTCACCACATCGACTATCACTACAAATGCGGCTGCCACTGCTGCGAATaacacaacaaacaacaaacccGCCGTACCACTGAAGCCCACCAAATTGACCATCTACGCCACACCCATCTCACAGAAGATCGCCGCCAGCGCATTGGATAGCACCACAAACACACCACTCGGCAGCGCACTACAAAGTTCAACACAAATCACACGCGAAAGCATACTAGAGCTCGTCGGGCTGCTCGAGACATCACTGCATCAGCACCCCGTCAACTCGATCTCTGCCTCACAGTGGCTACAACTAAGCGACAAGCTCAACATACTGCAAAATAATTGTGTAGTCTTCGCCGACAACGAAACAATGCCGCCACATTCGAAATTCCATTTTCGCGAATTGGTGACACGAGTCGAAACGCAATCGCAGAGTCTGCGCACTGCCGGCAGTAAAAATGTACAAGACAACGAGCGTCTGGTCAGCGAGGTGGGTCAATCGTTGAAGCAGCTAACAAACGCCTTACATaggtaa